In the genome of Lysobacter sp. BMK333-48F3, the window GCAGAAACGGGCGCCCAGGCGCCCGTTTCTGTTTGCGCCTGCGCGGCGCCGGAATCGGATATCGTCGTCGAACCGCGGCTTTCGGGGCGACACGCTCGCCCCCGGGGCCGCCGCCGACGCCGGATGCGCCCATGACGCCCTTGCTCGTTCGTTTGCAGACCTACGCCCACGACCGCGACTACCTGCCGCATGCCGACCCGGCCGATGCCGACTCCGAGCGCATGCTCGACGGCTTCGAGCGCCACTACCCGCAACTGCGCGCGCATCGGCCGGGCAACGACGCCTACAGCCATCGGCTCGATATCCGCTTCGGCCCCGAAGCCCGCGCCGACATTCTGTTGCGCTTCGATCTGCGCGTGTTCGTCGTGCTCGCCTACCGGGTCGAAGGCGCGCTGCGCCACCTGGCGATCGACGACGACGAGCTGGAACTGCGCTGCGCGCCGTTGCTGGACGAGTTGCGCCGCCACGGTTTCAAACGGCTCGCCTTCGCCGATGCCTGCACCAGCCTGTCGCGGCGCATGCTGGCCCACGGCTTCATCGACGACACGGTGCTGGCTTACTTCTTCGAGAGTCTGTAGGCGGCGCGGCACCCCGGGGCCGCGAGGCGGTGTCCCGCCTGCTGCGCCTGGGCCCGGGCTTGCCCTGGCCTTGGCGTTTCAAGACAGCAACGGCAAATCCCCCCTGCCCCCCTTTTTCAAAGGGGGGAACGGCAAGAGCACGGCGCGCGTGGAGACCGAGGTAGGAGCGGCGCGAGCCGCGACCGCGAACCCGCAGGCGTACCGCAAGCCGCGTACCCGCGGACGTGCCGCAGGCCGCGGAAAGGTAGAGGCGCTCGTCCTACCTTGATCGACCCAGTCTGCGCGCCCAGAATCGCCTTGCCCCGCTCCGGGCGCGCCGACGAGACTGCCGATGAAGAAGTCCGTTCCTGCCGCCTCCCCCGACGCCTACGTCGCCGCGCTCGACGGTTGGCACCGGCCCCTGGTCGAAAGCCTGCGCCGCGCCACGTTGGGCGCCGGCACGCTCGACGAACGGATCAAATGGGGCCATCTGGTCTACTTCAGCAACGGCCCGGTGCTGCTGATCCGGGCCGAGGAAAAGCGCGTGCTGTTCGGCTTCTGGCGCGGCAAGCGCCTGGTCGGACTGGAACCGCGGCTCAAGCCCGGCGGCAAGTACGAACTGGCCACGATGGAGCTGCGGGAGGGCGACAAGATCGCACCTGCGCAGGCCAAGAAGTTGGTCAAGGCGGCGATCGAACTCAATCGCAGCGTCGGCGACCCGACTGCTATTTCAGGCGACGGCTGACGCAGCGACGCTCGCGGATCCGCCCGCTCAACCCAGGCTCGGCCCGCTGCGCTGCTGGCTCTGCGCGAGCGCGCGTTCGCGCTCCTGTTCCTGCGCGATGGCCTGGTTGGCAGCGGCGAGCTTCTGGTCGGATTGCTCGACCGGGGTGTTCAACGCTTGCTCAGCGGACACGCAGACGCGCTTGCTGGCCGGGTCGTCCAGCCGACCCTCGACCGCGAAGACATGGCCGTTGTGGCCCATCGCCACATGGTCCACCCGGGTCAGGGCATTGGCCGACAGCGACACCTCTCGGCCCGGATACATCTCGCGGTTGTCCTTGCATGCCGCCAGCAGGCAGCGGCTGATCCGCTCGCTGGCCTCGTCGTAGGGCTTGCCGATGCCGGCGTCGATCGTCCGCATGCCGCGGCGGATCTGCTCCAGCATCTCGTGGTCCGGATGCGCGGGCTGGCTCGGGTCGCGCGCCAACCGCCGGTCGTCGCCCCGCGCCGGCTCGGCGTCGCCGTATTGGCGAGGCAGCGTCCTGCCGTTGGCGACGTCCTCCTGGAACGCACGCGAGATCCGGCTCATGTCGTGGCGCTCGTTGGCGTCGGCGCCGATCGCCGCGCCCTTGGACAGATACTCCACCCACTTAGCGCCCGTCCCCAGCGTCCGGCCGAGCGTCTGATCGAACAGCGGCGTTTCGGCGATCGCGCCGCCGACCAGGCCCAACGCCCATTGCCCGTGCTCGAGCACGCCCTGGCGGCCGGCCAGGCTGGAGATGGACAGCTTGGGGCCGATATGGTCGCCGGTGCGGGCGGAGACGGCGCTGTTGTTGACGGTGTAGTTGAGCAGGCTGGCCTGCTGGACGGTGCCGTGTTCGTAGGCGGGGGCGCCGGGGGGAACGATGCCGTTTTTGTTGCACCAGTTTCTATAACCTTCCGATTCAAGGATGTTCTTCGCGCCTGGCGCATCGAAAGTGCGCCCGCCCCAGCCGAAGGTATGCGCGACGATCTGGGCGTGCGCGCCGCCGAGCGAATGGCCGGTTACTTCGATCTTATGATCGGCGCCGTACTTCCTGTGCATGGCCAAGGCATAGTTCAGTGCCGCTTCTATTTGTGTGTCCCAGTCCTTGCCGCCGCGGGACGAGTACCCTGCGACGGAGCGTTGCACATCGCCTAGTTGCTGCTCGGTGTGCTTGTTTTTGGGTCCGGGCAGCCCCACCGCACCCAGTAAATCGCCATCCGCCGCCAGTTGGATGTTGGGACCGGTCCAGTCCTGCCTTTCGTCGCTACCGCGAAACGCCAGCACGATGCGCCGCTCCGGATCGTTTTGTTTTTCGAAGGCGGCAACCGTTAATCCGTTTCCGCGGTCGTCCTCAAAGTTGTCTCGCTGGAGAGACTCCATCGCACCCAGCAGGGACCACCTTTCGGGAAGCTGATACTCGGCGCTTTTGCCGTCGCGCGCGGCCACCAAGTCGGCATGCTCGCCATAAACGGCGTCGGACAGCATCGCATACGCAGCATCTTCCTTGAGATCCAGCATTGCTCCTGGAAAAGTAGGAACCTTTGCATTCATATCACTGCGTCCTTGTTAGCCGATCTACTCACTCGGTCGGATCGCGTTCCTGGTCTAGATCGTAGAAATCGATTACCACGACTTTCTGACCGCGTTCAATTCGATGCACCCTTTTGAAATCAGCTTTCGTGGACGAGGTCGCCGGGCAAAAGAAACTGGGCGGCGTATCCGGGAAGCTCTTGTAGCTCTGGACCTTGCACGGGACGATGACCGGCGCATCAAGGGAATTCTGCTCGGTCGGACAACGCCTATGGTCTCCGGATCGCGGACTCAAGCTGCAGCCGGAGGCGTCGTACTCATCGTGGTAGAAGCTGCGCGCCTGGATGACCTGCTCGACGACGTCCATCTCCTCGTCGGGTTTGTCGGCTTGCCTGATCCCGGCATTGACCCGCCAGAGTATCCAGTTGCAAGGCCCCGGCAGATACTTGTCGATGACCAATTGAGCGGTGTACCGCCCCTTGGACCTCGCGATATCGAGTTCGTCCACCTGGTAGCTCAGCCCTGGTACCGTCATCGCTTCGGGTAGCTTGAAGCAGGCACTGTCCTTACTGTCGGCGATGTAGGCGGCATCCAGGACGATCTGCAAGGAATCCGGCACCCGCCCTTCGATGCGGACGATGTGCTTGGGATTCTTGTTGAGTACCCGGGTCACATCCTTGGCTTCGCTCGCCGCTTGTTTGCCTTGCGCAGGCGGCATCACGCCCCCGGGCGACTGGTAGCCCGCCAACGACGGCGCGAGCAGCAGCGATACAGCGAGAACGCAGTGGTTGATGCGTTGGCTCATGGAATCCGTCCGTTCATGCGATTCAGTGCCGCTGAAGTCCGGCGGCCGCCGGAATCATGTTGGTCCGGTCCGACGCCCTCCCGCAACTCCGGGCCCGGCCGCGATGCGGGGTTCATCGGCTTTGCGGCAGCGTTTCCAGGCTGGCCGGAGCAGGAATATCGCTCCAGGCCATCAAGGCCTGCTCCACCGTCGCCCCATTGGCCTGCAGCCAGACGCCGAAGTCCTGCGCGGCGGCCTCGCCGTAGTTGCGGTGGGCGTAGATCGCCATCACTCCGGTGCCGTCGACCAGCTTGAACCGCACGAACACCGTCTCGAGGAATCCCTGGCCCGGCAGCAGCGCGATCAGGAAGTGCTCGGCGGGCCGGCTGTCGGTGCGCGGCGTCGATCCGGTCTTGATGATCTTGCCGGCGGACTTGTATTGAGCCAGCAGGGATTCGGCCAGCGCGGCCAGCGTTTCACCGTCGCGGACCTCTTGCCGCGGCACCAGCGTGATCATGTCCCGCCAGGCGGACAGGTCTTCCTGCCCGGCGGGCGTGAACTCGTGCTGATTGCCCTTGGACCAGCGATGGGCGTAGCGAGCGCCATTGAAGGCGAGGCTCGACGGCGCTGGCGCCTGAGCGGCTTCGCGCTGCGGCTTGCGCGACTCGGCCAGTGCGGACGGCGAAACCGCGAACGCCACGACGGCGGCCAGCATCAGATGGAACGGTATGCGGGTGATCGACACTTTGCTCTCCTGTCGCGACGGCGACAGGACCAGTCTCGCCAACCCGCTGGCGGCTGTCCGTAGGAAAAGTCTGATTTTGCAGTGGACGTTCGTCTACGAAGCACACTTGTCGACGCGTCGACATCGTCGTTCGTTTCGCTCGCTTCCGCTTGCCGATCCGCCGTGTGCGCGACGCGCTCAGCTTGCCTATGCGCTGCGCCGCAACGCCCAGAACGGAATATCTCGCCGCAGTTCGAACCCATTGCGCTCGTACAAATCGATCGCGCGCGGGTTGTCGCGGCTGACGTGCAGGAATGGCACGCGGTCGCGGGCGTGGTTGTCGTTGGCCAGGAACACCAGCAGGCGGCGCGCGTAGCCGCGACCGACGAAGTCAGGATGGGTGCAGATCGCGCTGAGTTCGGTGTAGTCGTGAGTGCCCATGCGCTCGCCGGCCATCGCCGCCAGGCGGCCGTCGCAGTAGAGGCCGAAGTAACGCCCCAGCTCGGGCGTGCGCGGACGGAAATAGTGCGGATAGACCAGAGCGGTCAGCGCCAGGATGTCGCCGTGGTGTTCGGGGCCGAGTTCGACGATGCCGTCCGGGTCGGCCTCGCCGGCGACCGGCGCGGCGCAGAGCATCTGCGCCAGGTTGGCCAGGTGGCGCAGCTCCCAGCCCGGCGCGGCCGGCGGCGGCACGCCGAGCAACAACGCGGTGTCGTCGGCCGGAATCAGGGCGGCGAACGCGGCGCCGAGCGCGTCGGAATCGGCGCCGTCCGCAGCCACGCCCAGAAACGGCGCGACCTGGGCCGGGTAGCGCGCCGCCGGCTCGTGGCGCTGCGCCAACTGCAGATGCCGGCTCAGCAGCGACTGCCAGATCGGGTTGTCCAGGACGTGCGCGCTCATGCCGGGCCGGACGCTGGGAGGAATGAACCATCTATAGCGCAGCCGCGCCGCGGCCGCAGCCGACGCCGGACCCGCGGCCGGGACAGGCGCATGGACGGCGCCCCGTGCCGCCAGGCCCGCGGGCCGGAGATTTTCCCCGGCCGAACGCACAGTTTTATTTCATCGCGATAAAGAGATATTATCGGCCTCATCCTTCGCCGCGGCCCTCGCCCATGCTGCCGATCAGTTTCGAGTTCTACCCGCCCAAGACCGACGAACAGCGCGCGCAACTGGACAAGACCGCCGCCAAGCTCAAGCCCCACGCCCCGCACTACGTGTCCTGCACCTTCGGCGCCGGCGGCTCGACCCTGAGCTACACCCCCGAGACCATCCGCCGCCTGCGCCAGGAGCACCGGCTCGACGCCGCGCCGCATCTGTCCTGCGTCGGCGGCACGCGCGGCGAGATCCGCGAGCTGCTCGGCCTGTACCGCGAATTGGGCTGCAAGCGCCTGGTCACCTTGCGCGGCGACCTGCCCTCGGGCATGGCCAGCGCCGGCGACCTGCGCTACGCCAACGAACTGGTCGAATTCATCCGCGCCGAAACCGGCGACCACTTCCATATCGAAGTCGCGGCCTATCCGGAAACCCATCCGCAGGCGCGCGACGCGCTGTCGGACCTGGAGAACTTCAAGCGCAAGGTCCGCGCCGGCGCGAACGGCGCGATCACCCAGTACTTCTACAACCCCGATGCCTACTTCCGCTTCGTCGACGATGTGCGCGCGGCCGGAATCGATATCCCGATCGTGCCGGGGATCATGCCGATCTCCAATTTCAGCCAGCTGCGCCGCTTCTCCGACCTGTGCGGCGCCGAGATCCCGCGCTGGATCGGCCAACGCATGCAGGCCTATGGCGACGACGCCGACAGCATCCGCGAGTTCGGCGCCGACGTGGTCGCGCAGTTGTGCCGCCGGCTGGTCGAAGGCGGCGCGCCGGGCCTGCACTTCTACACCTTGAACCTGGCCAAGCCGACCCAGACCGTATTGGCGCGCCTGGCCTGAGCGCGCCGGCTTAATCGTTCAGCCACGGCGAAAGACAAGCGCAGCCGTCGCAGTTTCGTCTGACCCGGTACGGCCGTTCGTTCGAACTGCCAGCCCAGTTCTCAACCCGCATTTGCGGTCGGACAAGTTCGTTCTTGAGCCCTGCGACGCCGCGGCGGCTCACTGGGTGCAGGATGCATCGCCGCGACGAGCGATGCCCTCGCGACCGCCGCCGCGGCTCCGGCTGCGGCGAGCCGCGGTCCCTCAAAGGAGAGAACGCACCATGTCCGCACGCCACACGTCGTTGTCCCTCAGCGTCGCCGTCGTACTGTCCCTGGGCCTGGCCGGAGCCGCCGCCGCGGCCGAGCCCGCCCCGCTGTTCGGTTCCCCCGCCGCCAGCCTGGCCCGCAGCGTCGGCAGCGACTCCGCCTACCGCGCGGTCCAGGCCGAACGCGCCGCGGTCCGGGTCGACCTGGTCCGCGCCGACACCGCGCAGATCACCGAGACCCAGGACGAACTGCTGCTCAACCTCGCCCCCGGCGTCGTGCTCAAGGCGCACAAGCTGGAGGCCGAGCGCAAGGCCGACGGCGTGGTGATCTGGCAGGGCCTGGTCGGCGACCCGAACAAGCAACTCAAGCGCATCAACAGCTTCACCGGCGCCGAGCTGATCGACGATCCGGAAGAGTCGGCGATCATCGTCCGCAACGGCGACAAGATCGCCGGCACCGTGCGCAGCGGCGGCAAGCTGTACCGCATCGATCCGCTCAAGCACGGCGGCCACACCGTCAGCCTGATCGACGAATCGCGGCTGCCGCCGGACCACCCGGCCTCCGGCTACCGCGCCAAGCCCGTCGTGCCCTTCCTCAACGATCCCAACTTCGACGAGGCCGCCTTCAACCAGAAGGCGCCGTACACGGTGCGGGTGATGGTGGTCTACACCCAGGCCGCGGCCAACGCGGTCGGCGACACCCTGGCCAAGGCCAACCTGGCGATCACCGAGAGCAACCAGAGCTTCGCCAACAGCGCGGTCAACGTGCGCTTCCAGCTCGCCGGCCAGTACACCAGCAGCTACGTCAGCGCCGGCTTCGACAGCGACCTGAGCCGCTTCCGCGGCACCAGCGACGGCTACCTCGACAGCTACCACACCACCCGCAACACCATCACCGCCGACGTCAACGTGTTGATCATCACCGACAACGCGTACTGCGGCCTGGGCTATCTGAACTCGAACGCGGCCAGCGCCTTCAGCGTGGTCAGCCACAGCTGCATGACCGGCTACTACAGCTTCGCCCACGAGATCGGCCACAACTTCGGCGCCCACCACGATCCCAACAGCGGCACCAACACCGTCTACCCCTACGGCCACGGCTATTGGGCGCCGAACAAGACCTGGCGCACCATCATGGCCTACAACTGCGGCTCGAACTGCCCGCGCCTGAAGTATTGGTCGAACCCCAACATCACCTACAACGGCGTGCCGATGGGCACCGCGGCGAAGAGCAACAACGCCCGCGTGCTCAACGAACGCGCCGCGACGGTGGCGGCGTTCCGCTGAGCCCCGGCGCAGGCGGCGCTCGCGCGCGCCGCCTGCGCAATCGTTCCGCACAGACCGGAGCCGGTGCCGCACAGGCGACGGCGCCCGTCGCCTGCGGCGGCTACCGCACCATTCCTGTATGGGCGCACTGTCCCCCGGACGCGCGCGGCGCTAGGCTGGGCGGATGCCTTGGTACGCCCGCTCCCGATCCGATCTGCGCCTGTCGCTGCCGCTGTCCGCGCTTGCCGCCGTCGCGTCCGTCGCCGCCGCGCTCCACTGCGCGCCGGCCGCGGCGCAGATCCGCCGTTGCACCGATGCGCACGGCAATTCGGTCTATACCGACCGCGAATGCAGCGCGGTCGGCGGCGTCGACCGGCTGCCGCGCGGCGCCGCCCAGACGCAGAGTCCGGCCCAGAGCGGCGGCGGCTGCGCGCGCAACCTGCGCGATCTGGTCGGCCAGATCACCCAGGCCATCGACGCCCAGGACGGCAATCGACTGGCCGCGGTCTACCACTGGACCGGAATGTCCGACGACCAGGCTTATGCGGTGATGCAGCGGCTGGACGCGATCGCGCACCGGCCGCTGCTCGACATCGCCCCGGTGCTGCCGGCCGCGCCTGCGTCGCCGCCGCCGGAACCGGGCGCCTGGACCACCCTGCCGCCGCCGGCGCCGAACGCCGCCACCGCGCCGCTGCCGCCCGTGGAGCCGCCCGCGCCTGCCCTGGCCAGCCCGCTGGGCCGCCCCAGCGGCGCCGCTGCGGCCGAGGCCGAAGGCGAGGCCGCGCAGGCCGAGCCCGCCGTCGCGGGCGCCGGCACGGCCAGCGCCGCGGCCGCGGTCGCCGCGACGCCGCGCCGGCGCGCGCCGGTCGGCCTGCGCCTGGAGCAGACCCTGGGCAACGGCATCACCCCGTCGCGCACCGTGTTCGGCCTGACCCGGCACTTCGGCTGCTGGTGGATCAAGGGCTGAACCCGCCTGCGACCGACTCGGCACGCACCGGCACCGCACACAGACTGGCCCGTACGTTGGGCCTGCGCACGCGCGCAGGGCACAATAGGAGGTTCTCCACCCCACGACGGAAGCCGACGATGCAATACCCCGAATGGATCTGGCACAACGGCGCGATCAAGCGCTGGGCCGAAGCGACCACCCACGTCATGTCGCACGCGCTGCATTACGGCTCGTCCGTATTCGAGGGCATCCGCACCTACGACACGCCGCAGGGGCCGATCATCTTCCGCCTCACCGACCACAACCGGCGCCTGTACGCCTCGGCCAAGATCTACGACATGGCCGTGCCCTACTCGCTGGAACAGATCAACCAGGCCTGCCATGAAGTGATCAAGGCCAACGGCCACAGCACCGACTACCTGCGTCCGGTCGCCTACCGCGGCCTCGGCGGTTTCGGCCTGTCCGCCGACACCCCGACCGACGTCGCCGTGGCGACCTGGAAGATGGGCCAGTACCTCGGCCCGAGCGTGCTCGAGGAAGGCATCGACGCCTGCGTGTCGAGCTGGCAGCGCTTCGCGCCCAACACCATCCCGGCCGGCGCCAAGGCCGGCGGCAACTACCTGTCCGGCCAGTTGGTCGCGCGCGAAGCGCGCCGCCTGGGCTTCGGCGAAGGCATCGCCCTGGCCTCGACCGGCCTGCTCTCGGAAGGCGCGGGCGAAAACCTGTTCCTGGTCTTCGACGGCGCCCTGCACACCACCCCGGTCAGCGCGGCCCTGCTCAACGGCATCACCCGCAACACCATCATCACCCTGGCCCGCGACGCCGGCATCGAAGTGATCGAACGCGACCTGCCGCGCGAGTACCTGTACCTGTGCGACGAGCTGTTCATGTGCGGCACCGCCGCCGAGATCACCCCGATCCGCTCGGTCGACGGCCGCCAGGTCGGCAGCGGCCGCCGCGGCCCGGTCACCGAACGCATCCAGGAGCTGTTCTTCGGCCTGTTCAACGGCAAGACGGCCGACAAGTACGGGTGGCTGGAACCGGTGGCTTAAGAGCCGGGAATGGGGAATGGGGAATAGGGAATCGTAGAAGCGGTTCGTCCTGTCCTGCTGATCCTGCGCCCCCCCGTACCAAACAAGAACGCCCGGCTCCTCGAAGCCGGGCGTTCTGCTTTTAGCTCTAAGCCTTTACCTATTCCCGATTCCCGATTCCCAGCCCTCAGAACGTCAACGTCGCCACCACCCCGCGCGCTTCGCCCGGCTTCACCCGCACGTCCCAGCCGTACAGGGCGCACAGGCGGCGGACGATCGACAGGCCGATGCCGCCGCCCTGGGAATGGCCGGCGTGGGTGCCGCGGTAGCCGCGCTCGAACAGCTTGGCCGCGTCTTCGGCGCTGAGGCCGGGGCCGGAGTCGATCACCTCGACCGAGTCGGGGTGCAGGCGCACCACCACCTCGCCCTCGGTGGTGTACTTGACCGCGTTGCCGATCAGGTTGCCCAGCGCCACCGCCACCGCCGCCTCGGGCGCGTCGACCACCAGCCCGCGCTCGCCCTCGATGCGCAGCGCCAGCGGCTTGCCGCCGAGCTGGGCGCGGTGGGCGTCGAGCAGTTGTTCGGACAGCTTGGCGATGTCGGTCGAGCCGTGGCCGCGCTCGTTGCGCGACAGCAGCAACAGGGCGCTGATCAGGTCGGTGCACTGCTGCTCGGCGCGCTGGATACGCAATAGTCGGTTGCGAGTCTTGTCCTCCAGGTCCGGCCGCGACAGCAGCAGTTCGACCGCGCCCTTGATCACCGCCAGCGGGGTGCGCAGCTCGTGGCTGACGTCGGCGTTGAACTCGCGGTCGCGCTGGACCACGTTGGTCAGGCGCTCGGCGTAGTCGTCCAGCGCCTCGGCCAGCTGGCCGACCTCGTCGTCGGGGAAGTGCGCGGCCAGGGCTTCGGACTGGGCGCTGCGGCCGGAACGCTTGAGCCGGTTGGCCAGTTCCGACACCGGGCTCATGACCCGCGAGGCCGCCCACCAGCCGACCAGCAGCGAGAACAGGGTGAACACCAGCACCGACAGGTACAGGGCGCGGTTGAACTGGGCCTCGCCCCGGCTCGCCTGAGTCATGTCGTAGGCGAGGAAGAACCACTCGGTCGGCGTCTTGCGCACCCCGAGCTTGTACGAGAACGGGCTGCCGTCCGGGTCCTTGCCCTGGATGTTGTGGATGCCGTCGGGCAGCGCGTACCAGTCGGGCTGCTCGACCCGCAGCTGTTCGAAGCGGTCGCTTTTGACCACCCGCGCGCGGGTCTGCTGGAACGGAACCTGCGGATTGGAATCCGGCGCCAGGTAGAACTGGCGCGCGTACTCGTCGATATTGCGGTTCATCACGTCCTCGACCAGCTGGTTCTCGACCCGGGTGCGGGTCCAGTTGGTCGCGAACGCGAACATCGTGGTCAGGCCGAAGCCCAACAGCACGAACGACAGGATGATGCGGCTGCGCAGGCGCCGCCGGAAGCGCTTCTTCTTTCTCAGCCGCGCGCTCGCGGCGGGTTCGCCTGAGGCCACGCGTCAACCGTTGTCCGGAGCGGCGATCCGGTAGCCGATGCCATGGCGGGTCTGGATCAGCGGCGTGTCGAAGGGCTTGTCGACCACCGCGCGCAGGCCGTGGATGTGCACGCGCAGGCTGTCGGAGTCGGGCAGTTCCTCGCCCCAGACCCGGGTTTCCAGTTCCTGGCGGGTGACCACCGCCGGCGAGGCCTCCATCAGCGCCTGCAGGATTTTCAGCGCGGTCGGGTTGAGCTGCAGCAGCTTGCCCTGGCGCCGCACTTCCAGCGTGTCCAGGTTGTATTCCAGGTCGGCGGCGTTGAGCACCCGGGTCTGCACGCCGCGGCCGCGGCGCGACAGCGCGTTGAGGCGGACTTCCACTTCCTGCAGCGCGAACGG includes:
- a CDS encoding DUF1801 domain-containing protein, producing MKKSVPAASPDAYVAALDGWHRPLVESLRRATLGAGTLDERIKWGHLVYFSNGPVLLIRAEEKRVLFGFWRGKRLVGLEPRLKPGGKYELATMELREGDKIAPAQAKKLVKAAIELNRSVGDPTAISGDG
- a CDS encoding XVIPCD domain-containing protein, whose amino-acid sequence is MLDLKEDAAYAMLSDAVYGEHADLVAARDGKSAEYQLPERWSLLGAMESLQRDNFEDDRGNGLTVAAFEKQNDPERRIVLAFRGSDERQDWTGPNIQLAADGDLLGAVGLPGPKNKHTEQQLGDVQRSVAGYSSRGGKDWDTQIEAALNYALAMHRKYGADHKIEVTGHSLGGAHAQIVAHTFGWGGRTFDAPGAKNILESEGYRNWCNKNGIVPPGAPAYEHGTVQQASLLNYTVNNSAVSARTGDHIGPKLSISSLAGRQGVLEHGQWALGLVGGAIAETPLFDQTLGRTLGTGAKWVEYLSKGAAIGADANERHDMSRISRAFQEDVANGRTLPRQYGDAEPARGDDRRLARDPSQPAHPDHEMLEQIRRGMRTIDAGIGKPYDEASERISRCLLAACKDNREMYPGREVSLSANALTRVDHVAMGHNGHVFAVEGRLDDPASKRVCVSAEQALNTPVEQSDQKLAAANQAIAQEQERERALAQSQQRSGPSLG
- a CDS encoding GNAT family N-acetyltransferase — protein: MSAHVLDNPIWQSLLSRHLQLAQRHEPAARYPAQVAPFLGVAADGADSDALGAAFAALIPADDTALLLGVPPPAAPGWELRHLANLAQMLCAAPVAGEADPDGIVELGPEHHGDILALTALVYPHYFRPRTPELGRYFGLYCDGRLAAMAGERMGTHDYTELSAICTHPDFVGRGYARRLLVFLANDNHARDRVPFLHVSRDNPRAIDLYERNGFELRRDIPFWALRRSA
- the metF gene encoding methylenetetrahydrofolate reductase [NAD(P)H]; its protein translation is MLPISFEFYPPKTDEQRAQLDKTAAKLKPHAPHYVSCTFGAGGSTLSYTPETIRRLRQEHRLDAAPHLSCVGGTRGEIRELLGLYRELGCKRLVTLRGDLPSGMASAGDLRYANELVEFIRAETGDHFHIEVAAYPETHPQARDALSDLENFKRKVRAGANGAITQYFYNPDAYFRFVDDVRAAGIDIPIVPGIMPISNFSQLRRFSDLCGAEIPRWIGQRMQAYGDDADSIREFGADVVAQLCRRLVEGGAPGLHFYTLNLAKPTQTVLARLA
- a CDS encoding M12 family metallo-peptidase, which produces MSARHTSLSLSVAVVLSLGLAGAAAAAEPAPLFGSPAASLARSVGSDSAYRAVQAERAAVRVDLVRADTAQITETQDELLLNLAPGVVLKAHKLEAERKADGVVIWQGLVGDPNKQLKRINSFTGAELIDDPEESAIIVRNGDKIAGTVRSGGKLYRIDPLKHGGHTVSLIDESRLPPDHPASGYRAKPVVPFLNDPNFDEAAFNQKAPYTVRVMVVYTQAAANAVGDTLAKANLAITESNQSFANSAVNVRFQLAGQYTSSYVSAGFDSDLSRFRGTSDGYLDSYHTTRNTITADVNVLIITDNAYCGLGYLNSNAASAFSVVSHSCMTGYYSFAHEIGHNFGAHHDPNSGTNTVYPYGHGYWAPNKTWRTIMAYNCGSNCPRLKYWSNPNITYNGVPMGTAAKSNNARVLNERAATVAAFR
- a CDS encoding branched-chain amino acid transaminase gives rise to the protein MQYPEWIWHNGAIKRWAEATTHVMSHALHYGSSVFEGIRTYDTPQGPIIFRLTDHNRRLYASAKIYDMAVPYSLEQINQACHEVIKANGHSTDYLRPVAYRGLGGFGLSADTPTDVAVATWKMGQYLGPSVLEEGIDACVSSWQRFAPNTIPAGAKAGGNYLSGQLVAREARRLGFGEGIALASTGLLSEGAGENLFLVFDGALHTTPVSAALLNGITRNTIITLARDAGIEVIERDLPREYLYLCDELFMCGTAAEITPIRSVDGRQVGSGRRGPVTERIQELFFGLFNGKTADKYGWLEPVA
- a CDS encoding HAMP domain-containing sensor histidine kinase; the protein is MASGEPAASARLRKKKRFRRRLRSRIILSFVLLGFGLTTMFAFATNWTRTRVENQLVEDVMNRNIDEYARQFYLAPDSNPQVPFQQTRARVVKSDRFEQLRVEQPDWYALPDGIHNIQGKDPDGSPFSYKLGVRKTPTEWFFLAYDMTQASRGEAQFNRALYLSVLVFTLFSLLVGWWAASRVMSPVSELANRLKRSGRSAQSEALAAHFPDDEVGQLAEALDDYAERLTNVVQRDREFNADVSHELRTPLAVIKGAVELLLSRPDLEDKTRNRLLRIQRAEQQCTDLISALLLLSRNERGHGSTDIAKLSEQLLDAHRAQLGGKPLALRIEGERGLVVDAPEAAVAVALGNLIGNAVKYTTEGEVVVRLHPDSVEVIDSGPGLSAEDAAKLFERGYRGTHAGHSQGGGIGLSIVRRLCALYGWDVRVKPGEARGVVATLTF
- a CDS encoding response regulator transcription factor; translation: MRILVIEDNQDIAANLGDFLEDRGHTVDFAADGITGLHLAVVHDFDAIVLDLNLPGIDGLEVCRKLRNEARKQTPVLMLTARDSLDNKLAGFDSGADDYLIKPFALQEVEVRLNALSRRGRGVQTRVLNAADLEYNLDTLEVRRQGKLLQLNPTALKILQALMEASPAVVTRQELETRVWGEELPDSDSLRVHIHGLRAVVDKPFDTPLIQTRHGIGYRIAAPDNG